The following proteins are co-located in the Vigna angularis cultivar LongXiaoDou No.4 chromosome 2, ASM1680809v1, whole genome shotgun sequence genome:
- the LOC108329576 gene encoding receptor like protein kinase S.2, with the protein MKLNRLCIVLPPNSGEMVVPLEKGVQQEPFQTPEKQVVEAKQPHRACGGQVLASLGDFLGKLYDSGWWRICQKGGHREKHDSGVLFHDMDGVQVSVNVGRDNPRIFSYAELFIGSNGFSEDQVLGSGGFGKVYKAVLPSDGTVVAVKCCLAGKGKQFEKSFAAELTAVADLRHKNLVRLRGWCVNEDQLHLVYDYMPNRSLDRVLFRRHENLKAKPLQWGQRVKIVKGLAAALYYLHEQLETQIIHRDVKTSNVMLDSHYNARLGDFGMARWLEHELEYEYKNKNKKTISIRSDHFRLGETSRVGGTIGYLPPESLQKPSNATSKSDVFSFGIVVLEVASGRRAIDFTQPDEQMILLDWIRRLSDEGKLLEAADTRLPDGSFMLSEMQHFIHTGLLCTLHDPQLRPSMKWVVEALSDFSFKLPPLPSFLSHPLYISLSSPSDTSHSPSSTSGTSSTTDNASITTNNTSNYVTAAGDTVYVTAEYKNSEIISFKSNHHQRPFPVVETPREISYKEIVSATDNFSDSRRVAELDFGTAYHGILDDKCHVLVKRLGMKTCPALRHRFSNELRNLGRLRHRNLVQLRGWCTEQGEMLVIYDYSASRILSQLLMHHNNGTRSGASFLQWHHRYNVVKALASAVLYLHEEWDEQVIHRNITSSAVILEPDMNPRLSSFALAEFLSRNEHGHHVVSDTRKSVRGIFGYMSPEYVESGEATTEADVYSFGVVVLEVVSGQMAVDFRQPEVLLVKKVHEFEMRKRPLKELADIRLSGEYNDQELMRLVRLGIACTSCNPQLRPSMRQIVSILDGNDKLLVQSSKESREEWRQRNYRSLSMVKRIQALGIQ; encoded by the coding sequence ATGAAGCTGAATCGCCTCTGCATCGTTTTACCACCAAATTCTGGTGAAATGGTGGTGCCACTTGAAAAGGGTGTCCAGCAAGAACCCTTCCAAACACCAGAGAAACAAGTTGTTGAGGCCAAACAGCCTCACAGGGCATGTGGGGGACAAGTTCTTGCTTCTCTTGGAGATTTTTTGGGCAAGTTGTATGACTCAGGGTGGTGGAGAATTTGCCAAAAGGGAGGGCACAGAGAGAAGCACGACTCTGGTGTATTGTTTCATGACATGGATGGTGTGCAAGTTTCTGTTAACGTTGGCAGGGACAACCCCAGAATTTTCAGCTACGCAGAGCTGTTCATAGGGTCTAATGGTTTCAGTGAAGACCAAGTTTTGGGGAGTGGAGGGTTTGGCAAAGTGTACAAGGCCGTTTTGCCGAGTGATGGAACCGTGGTTGCTGTGAAGTGCTGTTTGGCAGGGAAAGGGAAGCAGTTTGAGAAAAGTTTTGCAGCGGAGTTAACAGCCGTGGCTGATCTTCGCCACAAGAATCTTGTGAGGCTGAGGGGTTGGTGTGTCAATGAAGATCAGTTGCATCTTGTTTATGACTACATGCCAAACCGAAGCCTTGACCGTGTTCTGTTTCGCAGACATGAGAATTTGAAGGCCAAGCCTCTTCAATGGGGACAGAGAGTGAAGATTGTGAAAGGTTTGGCAGCTGCATTGTACTACCTCCATGAGCAACTAGAGACTCAAATCATTCATAGGGATGTTAAGACCAGCAACGTTATGCTTGATTCCCATTACAATGCTCGGTTGGGTGACTTTGGCATGGCAAGGTGGCTAGAGCATGAGCTTGAGTATGAGTATAAGAATAAGAACAAGAAAACAATATCGATCAGAAGTGACCATTTCAGATTGGGAGAGACGTCAAGAGTAGGGGGCACAATTGGGTATCTTCCTCCTGAAAGCTTGCAGAAACCAAGCAATGCTACCTCCAAATCTGATGTCTTCAGTTTCGGGATTGTTGTGTTAGAGGTGGCATCTGGAAGGAGAGCAATTGATTTCACACAGCCAGATGAACAAATGATTCTGCTTGACTGGATTAGAAGGCTTTCTGATGAAGGGAAGCTTCTGGAAGCAGCTGATACAAGGCTACCAGATGGATCCTTCATGCTCTCAGAGATGCAGCATTTCATTCACACAGGCCTCCTCTGCACACTCCATGACCCACAATTGAGGCCAAGCATGAAATGGGTAGTGGAAGCTCTTTCTgacttttcttttaaactaCCACCACTCCCTTCTTTTCTCTCCCACCCTTTATACATCTCTTTGTCTTCCCCATCTGATACTAGTCACAGTCCAAGCAGCACAAGTGGCACTAGCTCCACCACAGATAATGCAAGCATTACCACCAACAATACCTCAAACTATGTCACGGCAGCAGGTGATACTGTGTATGTAACCGCTGAGTACAAAAACAGTGAAATCATCTCTTTTAAGAGCAATCACCACCAGCGACCATTTCCTGTGGTAGAAACTCCAAGAGAAATATCATACAAGGAGATTGTTTCTGCTACAGATAACTTCTCTGATTCAAGAAGGGTGGCTGAGCTAGACTTTGGAACTGCTTACCATGGCATCCTTGATGACAAATGCCATGTTTTGGTGAAACGCCTTGGGATGAAGACTTGTCCTGCACTGCGTCATAGATTCTCCAACGAACTCCGGAACCTGGGACGGCTTCGCCACAGGAATTTGGTTCAACTTCGTGGATGGTGCACTGAGCAAGGAGAGATGCTTGTTATTTATGATTACTCGGCAAGTAGAATCCTCAGCCAACTGCTTATGCATCATAACAATGGAACTCGAAGTGGAGCTTCTTTCCTCCAATGGCATCACAGGTACAACGTAGTGAAAGCACTGGCCTCCGCAGTACTCTATCTACATGAGGAATGGGATGAACAAGTGATCCACAGAAACATTACTTCTTCCGCTGTCATTCTTGAGCCAGATATGAATCCAAGACTCAGCTCTTTCGCTCTGGCAGAATTTTTGTCAAGGAATGAGCATGGTCATCATGTAGTTTCTGACACTAGAAAATCGGTTCGTGGGATTTTCGGCTACATGTCACCAGAATACGTGGAATCAGGCGAAGCAACCACTGAAGCTGATGTTTATAGTTTTGGTGTGGTGGTGCTTGAAGTTGTGAGTGGACAGATGGCAGTAGATTTTAGGCAACCAGAGGTACTTTTGGTGAAGAAGGTTCATGAATTTGAGATGAGAAAAAGACCATTGAAAGAATTAGCTGACATTAGACTCAGTGGAGAATACAATGACCAAGAATTGATGAGATTAGTAAGGTTAGGAATTGCTTGCACAAGTTGCAACCCTCAGCTAAGACCAAGCATGAGACAAATAGTAAGCATCCTTGATGGCAATGACAAATTACTTGTCCAGAGTAGCAAGGAGAGCAGGGAAGAATGGAGACAAAGAAATTACCGTTCTTTGTCAATGGTTAAGAGAATCCAAGCTCTAGGAATACAGTAA
- the LOC108329577 gene encoding probable calcium-binding protein CML22, translating into MGVIMSCIGKSSKNTCLDDKIERKIVEMRRYKFGQSKLKSVDSIVMMFPMFKERLKTLRGMFEQYDEDSNGSIEPNELKKFLEHLDLHLKEQEIENLFEYCDLDGSKGIQFNEFIVLLCLIHLLAEPSSSVNSSKAGLEQVGEIFNTIVEAFVFFDQNGDGKLNKKDMIRTLNETNPRERSPARISKHRFQEMDWDKNGQVTFREFLFGFINWVGIEADE; encoded by the exons ATGGGAGTGATAATGTCATGTATTGGCAAGTCAAGCAAGAATACGTGCTTGGATGAcaagattgaaagaaaaatagttgAAATGAGAAGATATAAATTTGGACAGAGCAAGTTGAAATCAGTTGATAGTATAGTTATGATGTTCCCAATGTTTAAGGAGAGGCTGAAAACTCTAAGAGGAATGTTTGAACAGTATG ATGAGGATTCTAATGGATCTATAGAACCCAATGAGCTAAAGAAGTTCTTAGAACATCTAGATCTTCATCTTAAAGAGCAGGAGATTGAGAATCTTTTTGAGTATTGTGATCTTGATGGAAGCAAGGGCATACAGTTCAATGAGTTTATAGTTCTTCTATGCCTCATCCATCTACTAGCAGAACCTTCATCCTCTGTTAAT TCATCTAAAGCAGGGTTAGAACAGGTTGGAGAAATTTTCAATACCATAGTTGAGGCCTTTGTGTTTTTTGATCAAAATGGTGATGGAAAGCTCAACAAAAAAGACATGATCAGGACACTGAATGAGACCAACCCTCGTGAAAGATCCCCTGCGCGCATCTCTAAACACCGATTTC AAGAAATGGACTGGGACAAGAATGGTCAGGTCACGTTCAGGGAGTTCCTATTTGGTTTCATTAATTGGGTTGGGATTGAAGCAGATGAATAG